The nucleotide sequence TCGCGCTCGTGCGGAGGGCACGAGCGATCGCAGCGTGAAGGACGTCTTCGAGCGAGCCCGCCCAGATGGCGGGACGGATCGGGATGCCTAGCTACCGGCTGTCTCCCGACGCCGTAGACGACCTCCTCCAGATCGCGCGCCACACGACCGAAACGTGGGGTGTCGACCAGGCGAATCGGTACGCGACGTCACTCGAACAGTGCTTCCTCTCGATCGCAGCCGGAACAACGGTCACGCGGCGTCCGATTCCCTCGAGGCCGGAGCTGTGCGTCTGCCGGTGCGAGCACCACTACGTGTTCGCTCTGCGCGAAGAGAGCGACTCGGTGATGATCGTCGCGGTGCTCCACGAAAAGATGGGCCTGATGGTTCGACTGCGCGATCGGCTGGAGGGTCTGTAGCAGAGCCGCTCTCCCGTGGCGAGGCCGGCCGGCGTCGGCGAAACGTCCCCAGGTGGGGATGTTCCGCTGCGGAAGCGGTGGGCCCCTCGAGGCTCACCGATCACCGTGGCCCACGCGCTCCAGACACAGGACCTCCGGCTCCCCCGCACGCGAAGCGTCTTCGGCCGCCACGTAGATCCGGTCTCCGAACCACTCGATCGTCCGGACCCACCAGGCCCCGTCCGGCAGGTCGATCTGTCTCTGGCCCACGACCTTTCCGGAATCGGCATCCAGCACCCACCAGGAGATCCGCTCGACGGTATCGCGATCCCGACCGAGACCCGCGGAGGAAACCACGAGCACACGTCCCTCGGCGGCGCGGACCGAAACGCGCGCCACGGCGCGTCGTGTCTCGCGCACCACGGGCAGGGCACCGTCCGGGACCCGACCGCGCAGGGACTCTCGCTGCCGTTTCTGCTGCTCGATCGAGTCCTCGTCGAACCGAAGGATCTCGACCGGCACGTCCACGCGAAAGCGGATACTCCCGTCGGGATCGATCGCGACGAGCGACCCGGATTCGTAGTCGTCGCTCAGGTAGACCGAACCATCCGGCTCGGCGTCCCAGACCCACGCCTGCGCGCCGAGGATCTGTCGGTTCGGCGACTCGAGTTCGTCATGGAGAACGACCGGTGCGCCCCCATCGAGATCGTGCCGCACGAGCCGGACCAGGAGCGCATCGTAGTCGGTCGCCGGCTGGACTCCGGTGTGGCGAACGACTGCACCCTCCACGAGCCGGATCCCGAAGCCCTGCGGCATGCCCTCGGGTTCGTCGAGCTTCGGGATCGTCGCGACGTGGTCGAACGGAGGCCGTACCGGGCGGCGCACCACGCACTGCCCACCGATTCCCCCGATCAGGGCGAGCAACGATCCGTCGGAGGACACGTCCAACGCACGGGGCCGATTCACGTGTCCCGGCGCTTCGCCCGCCACGTCGAGGACCTGACTCGCCGAACCGTCCGCAGTGATCATCACGGCGCCCATGTTCGAGAATCCGTGCCCCACGAGCACGCCGTTCTCGAAGGGAGCCAGTGACGTCACCGGATTCAGGACGACACCACCGTCGATCTCGGTGCTTCGCCACAGCAATCGCGTCGGGACGAGCTCGGCGGCAGAGGCGGTGGTCGTCGCAAGGGCCGCGATCACGATCAGGAGTCGGGTCACTTCGACTGGCTCCCGAACAGCGACTTCAAGGCACCAAAGCTCTTGCTCTCGCCCGATACGGGGACCTCGCGATCCACCCAGCACTGAAACAGGTTCACATTGAGCTGGCAGCCTTCGCAGCCCACGCCCCATCCCCAACCGGATCCAAAACCGGTTCCGCCCCTCCCCCGGTCAGAGCCTCCCCAGCGCCGGTAGACCACCGATCCGTCGACGATGATGTCGGCCAGTCCTGAGACCGGATTCTGCGCGATCTGGATGTCGTGGTACCCGTCACCCGATCCCGCCACGACG is from Candidatus Krumholzibacteriia bacterium and encodes:
- a CDS encoding type II toxin-antitoxin system RelE/ParE family toxin, whose protein sequence is MPSYRLSPDAVDDLLQIARHTTETWGVDQANRYATSLEQCFLSIAAGTTVTRRPIPSRPELCVCRCEHHYVFALREESDSVMIVAVLHEKMGLMVRLRDRLEGL